One Portunus trituberculatus isolate SZX2019 chromosome 45, ASM1759143v1, whole genome shotgun sequence DNA segment encodes these proteins:
- the LOC123519548 gene encoding ATP-dependent RNA helicase DHX33-like isoform X1: MAGFQEPPIKKAKNDRTVDLSANTSQAPTQPSPSQAANGHTKARDGLGSFQNLKHKTPSKGTPQKTKNPEHLRNLLAQRHALPIFPARARLLEELRKNNTVIIIGETGSGKTTQIPQYIHEERLDRKGGICVTQPRRVAAISIAKRVAEEMDTNLGGLVGYSVRFEEAICPATKVKYVTDGMLLREAISDPLLTRYSWILLDEAHERTINTDVLFGIVKDAQKTRRSLPGHDPLRLLIMSATMDVDHFSQYFGNCPVLYVEGRQHPIEMFYAKKQQEDYVMAAMTTVFQIHREAPPQHDILLFLTGQEEIDSVTTNLRQIAKDGSLAECPRLRVLSLYAALPAHQQLDVFRATAEGERKVIVSTNIAETSITIPGIRYVIDCGRAKVRTYHPGSGFDALKVKKISQAQAWQRAGRAGREASGSCYRAYTRAEFDAMNVNPTPEILRSNLASVMLQLLAMGIKNVVTFDFIDKPSAELLEAAIVQLSFLDAVVIKSDSLELTEAGRKMAQFPLEPRYAKVILSGPEHGCTEEVLSIISMLSSESIFVNPAGKKEQAANARRKFTSVEGDHITLLKVFRAFKAAKKNKMWCHENFLNFRNLLYATEVRKQLVQVCERCGVALTSCQQKTDSVRRCLATGLFTSVAELQLDGKYLTLDTKQEAALHPTSALFGGKPAYVLFTELVQTGKAYMHLNSIVDPQWLHDIAPEYFRRKHVKR, encoded by the exons ATGGCAGGTTTCCAGGAGCCTCCCATcaagaaagcaaagaatgacCGAACAGTTGACCTCAGTGCCAACACCTCACAGGCCCCGACACAGCCGAGCCCAAGCCAGGCAGCAAATGGCCACACCAAGGCAAGGGATGGCTTGGGGTCCTTCCAGAACCTCAAGCACAAGACCCCTAGCAAGGGAACACCTCAGAAAACCAAGAACCCTGAGCACTTGAGGAACCTTTTAGCACAGAGACACGCCCTGCCCATCTTCCCTGCCCGGGCAAGACTTCTGGAGGAGCTGAGGAAGAACAACACTGTTATCATCATTGGGGAGACCGGCAGTGGCAAGACAACACAGATTCCACAGTACATTCATGAGGAGAGACTGGACCGCAAGGGTGGGATCTGCGTCACACAGCCCCGGAGGGTGGCCGCCATCTCCATCGCCAAGCGTGTGGCCGAGGAAATGGACACTAATCTGGGCGGCCTGGTGGGGTACTCGGTGCGGTTCGAGGAGGCCATCTGCCCTGCCACAAAAGTGAAATACGTTACTGATGGAATGCTGCTGAGGGAAGCCATCTCAGACCCTCTGCTCACCAGGTACAGCTGGATCCTGCTGGACGAGGCTCACGAACGCACCATAAACACAGACGTTCTCTTTGGGATTGTGAAGGATGCACAAAAAACCCGCAGGTCCTTGCCGGGCCATGACCCGCTGCGGCTCCTCATCATGTCAGCCACCATGGACGTGGACCACTTCAGCCAGTACTTTGGCAACTGCCCGGTGTTGTACGTGGAGGGCCGCCAGCACCCCATAGAGATGTTTTACGCcaagaagcagcaggaggactATGTGATGGCTGCCATGACCACTGTGTTCCAGATCCACCGTGAGGCACCACCACAGCACGACATCCTGCTCTTCCTCACTGGCCAGGAGGAAATTGACTCAGTGACAACAAACCTGCGCCAAATAGCAAAGGACGGGAGCCTGGCGGAGTGCCCCAGGCTGCGGGTGTTGTCGCTGTACGCCGCCCTGCCTGCCCACCAGCAGCTGGATGTCTTCAGGGCCACAGcagagggtgagaggaaagtCATCGTGAGCACCAACATTGCAGAGACCTCCATCACCATCCCAGGCATCCGATATGTGATAGACTGTGGGAGGGCAAAGGTCAGAACATATCACCCAGGCAGCGGGTTTGACGCTCTGAAGGTCAAGAAGATATCACAGGCCCAGGCGTGGCAGAGGGCTGGCCGAGCGGGGCGGGAGGCGTCTGGCAGCTGCTACAGAGCCTATACCAGGGCAGAATTTGATGCAATGAATGTCAATCCTACACCAGAAATTCTACGGTCAAACTTGGCCAGTGTGATGCTGCAGCTGCTGGCGATGGGGATAAAGAATGTGGTGACCTTTGACTTTATTGATAAGCCAAGTGCCGAGCTTCTAGAGGCGGCAATAGTGCAACTCTCCTTCCTCGACGCTGTTGTGATAAAGTCTGACTCCCTTGAGCTAACAGAGGCCGGCAGGAAGATGGCTCAGTTCCCCCTGGAGCCACGCTATGCTAAGGTCATTCTCTCAGGACCCGAACACGGATGCACAGAGGAG GTGTTGTCAATTATTTCCATGCTGTCGAGTGAGTCTATTTTTGTGAACCCGGCTGGCAAGAAGGAGCAAGCAGCCAATGCCAGGAGAAAGTTCACTTCAGTAGAGGGCGACCACATCACACTGCTCAAGGTGTTCAGGGCATTCAAGGCAGCCAAGAAGAACAAG ATGTGGTGTCACGAGAACTTCCTCAATTTCCGCAACCTGCTGTACGCCACAGAAGTGCGGAAACAGCTGGTGCAGGTCTGTGAGAGGTGTGGAGTGGCTCTGACCTCATGCCAACAGAAGACAGACTCAGTGCGGAG GTGTCTTGCCACGGGGCTCTTCACCAGCGTGGCCGAGCTGCAGCTGGATGGGAAGTACCTCACACTGGACACCAAGCAAGAGGCAGCTTTGCACCCCACCTCAGCTTTGTTTGGGGGCAAGCCAGCATATGTCCTGTTCACTGAGCTGGTGCAGACAGGGAAGGCTTACATGCATCTCAACTCCATCGTGGACCCCCAGTGGCTGCACGACATTGCTCCCGAGTACTTCAGGAGGAAACACgtcaagagatga
- the LOC123519549 gene encoding ribonuclease kappa-like, whose translation MKICGPKCSLCCTLLSAWGIVQLGIMAVLFWVKSPAFIEDLSIPEEAHHDAGHFIDALDKSYKTIAQNCGIAAGMYVITLIISGWQVMVNKRS comes from the exons ATGAAGATTTGTGGGCCCAAGTGTTCCCTGTGCTGTACCCTGCTTAGTGCGTGGGGCATTGTGCAGCTG GGGATCATGGCAGTTCTATTCTGGGTGAAGTCTCCAGCCTTCATCGAGGACCTTTCCATCCCAGAGGAGGCTCACCACGACGCCGGCCACTTCATCGACGCCCTAGACAAATCCTATAAGACG ATCGCTCAAAACTGTGGTATTGCTGCCGGTATGTACGTCATCACTCTCATCATCTCCGGCTGGCAAGTTATGGTAAACAAGAGAAGTTAG
- the LOC123519548 gene encoding ATP-dependent RNA helicase DHX33-like isoform X2, which translates to MAGFQEPPIKKAKNDRTVDLSANTSQAPTQPSPSQAANGHTKARDGLGSFQNLKHKTPSKGTPQKTKNPEHLRNLLAQRHALPIFPARARLLEELRKNNTVIIIGETGSGKTTQIPQYIHEERLDRKGGICVTQPRRVAAISIAKRVAEEMDTNLGGLVGYSVRFEEAICPATKVKYVTDGMLLREAISDPLLTRYSWILLDEAHERTINTDVLFGIVKDAQKTRRSLPGHDPLRLLIMSATMDVDHFSQYFGNCPVLYVEGRQHPIEMFYAKKQQEDYVMAAMTTVFQIHREAPPQHDILLFLTGQEEIDSVTTNLRQIAKDGSLAECPRLRVLSLYAALPAHQQLDVFRATAEGERKVIVSTNIAETSITIPGIRYVIDCGRAKVRTYHPGSGFDALKVKKISQAQAWQRAGRAGREASGSCYRAYTRAEFDAMNVNPTPEILRSNLASVMLQLLAMGIKNVVTFDFIDKPSAELLEAAIVQLSFLDAVVIKSDSLELTEAGRKMAQFPLEPRYAKVILSGPEHGCTEEMWCHENFLNFRNLLYATEVRKQLVQVCERCGVALTSCQQKTDSVRRCLATGLFTSVAELQLDGKYLTLDTKQEAALHPTSALFGGKPAYVLFTELVQTGKAYMHLNSIVDPQWLHDIAPEYFRRKHVKR; encoded by the exons ATGGCAGGTTTCCAGGAGCCTCCCATcaagaaagcaaagaatgacCGAACAGTTGACCTCAGTGCCAACACCTCACAGGCCCCGACACAGCCGAGCCCAAGCCAGGCAGCAAATGGCCACACCAAGGCAAGGGATGGCTTGGGGTCCTTCCAGAACCTCAAGCACAAGACCCCTAGCAAGGGAACACCTCAGAAAACCAAGAACCCTGAGCACTTGAGGAACCTTTTAGCACAGAGACACGCCCTGCCCATCTTCCCTGCCCGGGCAAGACTTCTGGAGGAGCTGAGGAAGAACAACACTGTTATCATCATTGGGGAGACCGGCAGTGGCAAGACAACACAGATTCCACAGTACATTCATGAGGAGAGACTGGACCGCAAGGGTGGGATCTGCGTCACACAGCCCCGGAGGGTGGCCGCCATCTCCATCGCCAAGCGTGTGGCCGAGGAAATGGACACTAATCTGGGCGGCCTGGTGGGGTACTCGGTGCGGTTCGAGGAGGCCATCTGCCCTGCCACAAAAGTGAAATACGTTACTGATGGAATGCTGCTGAGGGAAGCCATCTCAGACCCTCTGCTCACCAGGTACAGCTGGATCCTGCTGGACGAGGCTCACGAACGCACCATAAACACAGACGTTCTCTTTGGGATTGTGAAGGATGCACAAAAAACCCGCAGGTCCTTGCCGGGCCATGACCCGCTGCGGCTCCTCATCATGTCAGCCACCATGGACGTGGACCACTTCAGCCAGTACTTTGGCAACTGCCCGGTGTTGTACGTGGAGGGCCGCCAGCACCCCATAGAGATGTTTTACGCcaagaagcagcaggaggactATGTGATGGCTGCCATGACCACTGTGTTCCAGATCCACCGTGAGGCACCACCACAGCACGACATCCTGCTCTTCCTCACTGGCCAGGAGGAAATTGACTCAGTGACAACAAACCTGCGCCAAATAGCAAAGGACGGGAGCCTGGCGGAGTGCCCCAGGCTGCGGGTGTTGTCGCTGTACGCCGCCCTGCCTGCCCACCAGCAGCTGGATGTCTTCAGGGCCACAGcagagggtgagaggaaagtCATCGTGAGCACCAACATTGCAGAGACCTCCATCACCATCCCAGGCATCCGATATGTGATAGACTGTGGGAGGGCAAAGGTCAGAACATATCACCCAGGCAGCGGGTTTGACGCTCTGAAGGTCAAGAAGATATCACAGGCCCAGGCGTGGCAGAGGGCTGGCCGAGCGGGGCGGGAGGCGTCTGGCAGCTGCTACAGAGCCTATACCAGGGCAGAATTTGATGCAATGAATGTCAATCCTACACCAGAAATTCTACGGTCAAACTTGGCCAGTGTGATGCTGCAGCTGCTGGCGATGGGGATAAAGAATGTGGTGACCTTTGACTTTATTGATAAGCCAAGTGCCGAGCTTCTAGAGGCGGCAATAGTGCAACTCTCCTTCCTCGACGCTGTTGTGATAAAGTCTGACTCCCTTGAGCTAACAGAGGCCGGCAGGAAGATGGCTCAGTTCCCCCTGGAGCCACGCTATGCTAAGGTCATTCTCTCAGGACCCGAACACGGATGCACAGAGGAG ATGTGGTGTCACGAGAACTTCCTCAATTTCCGCAACCTGCTGTACGCCACAGAAGTGCGGAAACAGCTGGTGCAGGTCTGTGAGAGGTGTGGAGTGGCTCTGACCTCATGCCAACAGAAGACAGACTCAGTGCGGAG GTGTCTTGCCACGGGGCTCTTCACCAGCGTGGCCGAGCTGCAGCTGGATGGGAAGTACCTCACACTGGACACCAAGCAAGAGGCAGCTTTGCACCCCACCTCAGCTTTGTTTGGGGGCAAGCCAGCATATGTCCTGTTCACTGAGCTGGTGCAGACAGGGAAGGCTTACATGCATCTCAACTCCATCGTGGACCCCCAGTGGCTGCACGACATTGCTCCCGAGTACTTCAGGAGGAAACACgtcaagagatga